The genomic window CCTTCCATCAGCTCCCCGCCGGCGCGGCGTTCAGCGGACATGTTCGACACTACCGACGCCTGCGCCGCATCGCAGTTATGGGCGTCCCGGCGCGCCACACGGTAATCGAGTCGGTTATCTTTGCCCTGATGATATTGCACCAATATGGCATCCAGATAACGGCAATTGGCGGTCAGGCGGCGAGAGCGCCAGTCGGGCCAGATAAAACTTACCGCCGTCCAGGCGATGGCGCAGCCTACCAGGGTATCGAACAGACGCGGCACCGCGACCTCGAAGCTCTGGCCGAGTAGGTTGAAACAGAGCATCACCAGCAGGGTGATAAACAGGGTCGCCTGCGCATATTGGCTATTGCGGAAGGCAAAAAACAGTTTGCCGCTCAACACAATCAGCACCAGTTGCCCTTCGGTGGACGGCACAAAATACAGCACCGGCAGGCCAATCAATACCCCAGCGCCGGGTCGCCTGATAGTTTGGCTGGCAGACGAACAGACTGATCAGCATTATTATCCAGTAGCCATAGTGCATGCCGCTCAAGCGGATGAACGCGTAGCCGGCGCACAATATCAGCGCCATGCGCACCGCATGGCGAAACAGAGCGGATTCCGACGTCAGATTCAGCCGCAGGCGGGTGCGGATATCCTGCCAACCGGTCAGATTATCGTCCGACAGATTGTTCTCCTCGGCGGGCATGCGGGCCATGGCCTGCTCGGATTCGATGGTGGCCAGTTGGGCATCAATCGCCCACAGGTTATTCAGTAAAGGGTGCAGCGCTGCAAGAGGTGCGGCCGTTCTGGCGCGGGCGATAGCGGCATCGAGATGGCCAAAAAGCCGCTCGAATCGCGGATCGTGCTGATATCGACGGCGCAGCAGGATGGATTGCTCAAGGTTCTCGCAGGCGCGGGCCTGCATATCCATTATAGGCGCTGAAAGCGGAACAGCACGTCGCTGAAGCGCAGCTCTTCACGGAGTTGCTGATAGCGCGAGTGCGCAGAGCTAGCACGCTCATGGATATCTTGGGCGACGAAATAATAGTGCAGGCTACGTCGGGTGCCACGCTGGCCGCGGTCACCGCGCAGGCGCATCAGCAACGTGGCTTTGACCTGATTGAGGGACTCCACCAGTTGGCCGCTAGCCATTGCCACCGTTATCAGAGGATGCTATCGTCGCTTTCCTCGCTGTCCGGATCGAAACAGCCGGCTTTGGCGGAGAGGTAGCGGGCCAATGACTGATAGCAGCGCGCCAGGTCATCCTGCAGGGGACTGATGGGGAACATCAGATGGCCTAAGAGGGTCAGCACATTGTACCAGATAGCGCATGCCAGCAGCAAAGACTGCAAATACCAGCTTTGGTAGAGGGTGGCGCCCAACATGGTATATACTGCAATCAGCAGGGCGCCAAAGGCGATCGTGGCATACCGCTGCCCGAGGGCGCCCAGCAAAATGAAACCGCAGGTCGAGCAGGCGAGGCCGAGGGCAAATAGCCACGGATAGGGAAACAGAAGCTCAATGGAAACGGCGGCGATGAAAAAGCTCACCAGCGTAATCAGCAAATTGCGCAATCGGCCGGTGAGCCTGTCATCAAGACTCGCTAGCGCGGCGGCTACCACGCCGAGTGTCAGCGGGATTGTCAACGTGAGCGCTAAGCCACCAGGGCCGCAAAAATCCGCCCTTAACCTGTCGGCCTCTTCGACCGACACCACCCTGCGGCCCACGGGCCAGACTGCAATGAGCGCCAGTTTGAAATTGGCGATACCCAACGGGATGCTAATCAGCGTGCAGCATTGCGCTATTCCGGTCAGAATATGCGACAGACAGAGCCACCAGCCGAACACCAGGAACCAGAAGACATTCAGCACTGTGCCGCCGGTATTCAAAAGACCGCTGTGCCGTTCGGGGTAGATTTCATCTACATGCAGCGCGGTGTTGCCGAACGGCACCAGGACAATTTGGTTATCTCCCAGCAGGCGCGGGTGAATGGCCAACTGATGATAAGCACGATACTGAGTAACGTCGCCAGCAGCCAGGCCAGGGTAGTGAAGAAACCGCCAAAAATGAAATTGATAATATTGAGTAGCGTTCGCATAGCGCTCTGGGTGTTAAGGGCAGAAAATCGTTAGCGCCGATTGTCTCTGATCCCCCTTGCGAATTCTACTCTGTTTTTCTGGCTGGAGCAGGACATCTTAAAGCGGGTACACTAAAGACAGACATCATCGCCTCTCGGAATCCTGGCACGCTTATGGAACTTAAATCTACCTCAATCGGCAAACGTCTGGCGCAGCATCCCTACAACCGCGTGCGGCTACTGCATGCCGGCGTTGAGGTCAGCGGCGATAAACATCACTATCTGATCCCGTTTAATCAGATCCTGGCCATTCAATGCCGCCGCGGCATTGTCTGGGGGGAGCTGGAGTTTGAGCTGCCCGAAGGGAAAGTGGTGCGCCTGCACGGCACCGAATGGCAGGAAACGCAGCGGTTCTATCGCCACCTACAGCAGTCGTGGCAGGACTGGAGCTCGGAGATGAGCACCATCGCCGCCGACGTGTTGAATGAACAAGTGGCGAAAATTCAACAAATTATCGATAAGGACAGCTGGTTGTTACAGCAGGATCTGGTCCGTTTGCAGGAGGGCGTCAAAAAAGCTGTTGACGCGCTGCCGCTGCCCGTCGCCCGGCTGGAGGCATTCGACGCTTGCCGGGAACCCTGGCAGCAGTGCCGGGAATGGTTGGAAGAAGGCGCACAGCGGGTGGAGGCGCGCAATCAGCAATGGACGGCGCGTATGTTGCGCGAGCATGAGGATTTCTTTCACGCGGTGGAAAGTTCGCCGCTTAATCTTGCACAAAGCCGAGCGGTGGTAAACGGCGAGCGGTCGCTGCTGGTGCTGGCCGGCGCCGGCAGTGGTAAAACCTCACTGCTGGTTGCGCGCGCCGGCTGGTTACTGCGGCGCAAACTGGCGACGCCTGAGCAGATTCTGCTGCTGGCGTTCGGACGCCAGGCGGCGCAGGAAATGGACGAACGCTTGCGGCAGAGGCTGGACGTAGATTCGATTCAGGCGAGCACCTTTCATGCGCTGGCGTTGATGATTATCCGTCAGGGCAATAAAAAGGCGCCTGCCGTCAGCCAGCTTGAAAGCGATGGCGCGGCGCGGCGTAAATTGCTGATTGATCATTGGCGGCAGCAATGTCGCGAAAAAAAAGCGCAGGCCAAGGGATGGCGGCAGTGGATCAGCGAGGAATTGGACTGGGAAGTGCCGGAGGGCGACTTTTGGCAGAATGATAAACTGGCTCATCGCCTGGCGGGACGGCTGGAACGCTGGGTCGGGCTGATTCGATCCCATGGCGGCAGTCAGGCCGACATGGTAGACGCGGCGCCCGATGAGCTTCGCGAGCACTTCCAAAAACGCATCCGGTTGCTTGCGCCGCTGTTGAAAGCCTGGAAACAGGCGTTAAAAGAAGAGGGTTCGGTGGACTTTGACGGTCTTATCCATCAGGCGGTGGATATTCTGCAAAAAGGCCGCTTCGTGAGCCCGTGGAAACATATACTGGTGGATGAGTTTCAGGACATCTCACCCCAGCGCGCCAGGCTTATCACAGCGCTGTGCCAACAAAACAGCGCTACCTCATTGTTTGCCGTTGGGGACGACTGGCAGGCGATTTATCGCTTCAGCGGGGCGGAGCTTACCTTGATCACCGCGTTTGGCGCGAATTTCGGCGGCGGCGAGCCGTTGGCTCTGGATACCACCTATCGCTTTAATCAACGTATTGGTAAAGTGGCCAACCGGTTTGTGCAGCAAAATCCGTTTCAGCTGGCCAAACCGCTTAACAGCCTAACGCGTGGTGGCAAAAAGGCAGTGCAGATCCTGCCGGAGGATCAGCTGGATGCGTTACTTGATAAACTCAGCGGCTTTGTTACGCCGACGCAGCGCATTCTGGTGCTGGCACGTTATCACCATCTACGCCCGGCGCTGCTGGCGAAGGCGGCAACGCGCTGGCCTCATCTGCACATTGATTTTATGACCATCCATGCCAGCAAAGGCCAACAGGCGGAGTATGTGATTATCGTTGGCGTCAACGACGGGCGCGATGGCTTTCCGGCCCCTGCGCGAGAATCGATTATCGAACAGGTTCTTCTTCCCCGGCCGGAAGATTACCCTGATGCGGAAGAGCGCCGCCTGCTGTATGTGGCGCTTACTCGCGCCAAAGAGCAGGTATGGCTTCTGACGGATAAGGCAAACCCGTCGGTATTCATCGAGGAACTGGTGGATCAGGGCGTACCGCGGGCGAAAAAACCCTAAGGCGGGTGACTCACCGCTCGGTACGCGCCGGCCAATGCGCCGCCTGCGGTTAGGGACGCGGCTTTGGTACCCTAGGACGGCAGGCGTTCTGCCAGGTAACGTTGATAATCGGGGATGACGATCGCCACCTCCTGATGGAAAAGCGGCGAGCTTATCAAAAAATCGGCGGTGGAACGATCGGTGGCCACCAGGATATTCCAGACCGTTACCAAACGCAGCAGCGCTTTGACATCGGGGTCGTGTGGAACCGCATTAAGCGGATCCCAAAAGAAAATCATCATATCGATTTTGCCTTCGGAAATCAGGGTGCCAACCTGTTGATCCCCTCCCATGGGGCCGCTGAGCATGCTGTTGACCGGAAGATCGGTTTTTAGCTGCATCAGGTTGCCGGTAGTCCCGGTAGCATATAACACATGCTCCGAAAGCGGCGCTTTGTTGGTCTCCACCCAGTCAAGCAGAGATTGTTTACAGTGATCGTGCGCCACCAACGCGATATGTTTACGTGCGGCGATGGTGCGGGTGGTTGATTCCATGTCCAGTTCCTTAAGTCAGACGGTCTGGCTATAGACTACTGAAACCCTGTTTCACTGCAAAGAGACAAACCGGCAATTCGGTAAAATAGCACTGTTTATTTTGTCTCCAGTGAGGAGGCTGAGTCTCGCTGGCGGACCCAGGCGAGAAACCGCTCCCGGCTAGCCATGTCGGCCTGCAAGAACCAGAAGCGCAGCATTTGTTCCGCGTGTCCGCTGGTTGAGCCGGTAAGCGGGGGAGGATTGACGGCGGATTTCACGGGTCGCGGCGCCGGCACCGTAGGTCCATAACGGCGATTGTATTGCTCCAGCGCGGACAGTAAACCGTTCTTGTCCGCATCGAGCCGGCTAACGCTGACCGGTAGCGGTTTCTGGTCTTGATCCTGGAGGCTTATCAGCGGCTGATGGCAAAAACGTT from Sodalis glossinidius str. 'morsitans' includes these protein-coding regions:
- the helD gene encoding DNA helicase IV — encoded protein: MELKSTSIGKRLAQHPYNRVRLLHAGVEVSGDKHHYLIPFNQILAIQCRRGIVWGELEFELPEGKVVRLHGTEWQETQRFYRHLQQSWQDWSSEMSTIAADVLNEQVAKIQQIIDKDSWLLQQDLVRLQEGVKKAVDALPLPVARLEAFDACREPWQQCREWLEEGAQRVEARNQQWTARMLREHEDFFHAVESSPLNLAQSRAVVNGERSLLVLAGAGSGKTSLLVARAGWLLRRKLATPEQILLLAFGRQAAQEMDERLRQRLDVDSIQASTFHALALMIIRQGNKKAPAVSQLESDGAARRKLLIDHWRQQCREKKAQAKGWRQWISEELDWEVPEGDFWQNDKLAHRLAGRLERWVGLIRSHGGSQADMVDAAPDELREHFQKRIRLLAPLLKAWKQALKEEGSVDFDGLIHQAVDILQKGRFVSPWKHILVDEFQDISPQRARLITALCQQNSATSLFAVGDDWQAIYRFSGAELTLITAFGANFGGGEPLALDTTYRFNQRIGKVANRFVQQNPFQLAKPLNSLTRGGKKAVQILPEDQLDALLDKLSGFVTPTQRILVLARYHHLRPALLAKAATRWPHLHIDFMTIHASKGQQAEYVIIVGVNDGRDGFPAPARESIIEQVLLPRPEDYPDAEERRLLYVALTRAKEQVWLLTDKANPSVFIEELVDQGVPRAKKP
- a CDS encoding methylglyoxal synthase, whose protein sequence is MESTTRTIAARKHIALVAHDHCKQSLLDWVETNKAPLSEHVLYATGTTGNLMQLKTDLPVNSMLSGPMGGDQQVGTLISEGKIDMMIFFWDPLNAVPHDPDVKALLRLVTVWNILVATDRSTADFLISSPLFHQEVAIVIPDYQRYLAERLPS
- a CDS encoding YccT family protein, producing the protein MATTLQLPEELELLIVDGKTLGSVLLRGASSLELKQGHHQMVFTLVQPPSNGKGTITPSCSALYIVIGFSTGEARRLKFVLPTLASRAEGERFCHQPLISLQDQDQKPLPVSVSRLDADKNGLLSALEQYNRRYGPTVPAPRPVKSAVNPPPLTGSTSGHAEQMLRFWFLQADMASRERFLAWVRQRDSASSLETK